The following proteins are co-located in the Indicator indicator isolate 239-I01 chromosome 33, UM_Iind_1.1, whole genome shotgun sequence genome:
- the ID3 gene encoding DNA-binding protein inhibitor ID-3 produces the protein MKAISPVRSVRSCYEAVCCLSEQSLAIARGGNNKSPALEEPMNLLYDMNDCYSKLRELVPGIPQGTKVSQVEILQHVIDYIFDLQIVLEEGGGKGRDHSSEATLLSLKAAGLASDLCSKDERSLCH, from the exons aTGAAAGCCATCAGCCCGGTGCGGTCCGTCCGGAGCTGCTACGAGGCCGTGTGCTGTCTCTCGGAGCAGAGTTTGGCCATCGCCCGGGGGGGCAACAACAAGAGCCCCGCCCTGGAGGAGCCCATGAACTTGCTGTACGATATGAATGATTGTTATTCCAAACTTCGGGAGCTGGTGCCGGGCATCCCGCAGGGCACCAAGGTGAGCCAAGTGGAGATCCTCCAGCATGTCATCGACTACATCTTCGATCTCCAGATCGTgctggaggagggggggggcaaGGGTCGCGACCATTCCTCGGAAGCCACCTTGTTGTCCTTAAAG GCGGCCGGGCTGGCATCGGATCTCTGCTCCAAAGACGAGAGAAGTTTGTGTCACTga
- the LOC128977626 gene encoding peptide methionine sulfoxide reductase MsrA-like produces the protein MLGARGLPSPTEALPGRSEVTGKGLGQSAPGTRAVLGKVIALGPATHAVSGNPTVPPFPAEMQAAIFGMGCFWGVKQLFWELPGVFSTQVGYAGGFTPNPNYEEMCTGLTGHAEVVRVIFDPQKISSEKLFKVFWEYHGPTQGMQQQEDVGTQYRSVICTLGPQQQAAALCSRDAYQQELREQQHGDTTTVIEPAAAFYYTEGYHQQYLHKVPRGYCGLKGTGVTCPLASGEATSCPLTCPHVPGIAGRYPHVTGQPHTLQLPTSH, from the exons ATGCTGGGTGCCAGggggctgcccagccccaccgAGGCTCTGCCAGGCAGG AGTGAGGTGACAGGGAAAGGTCTGGGACAGAGTGCTCCAGGCACCAGAGCAGTCCTGGGGAAGGTGATAGCACTTGGGCCAG CCACCCATGCTGTCAGTGGAAACCCCACAGTCCCACCGTTCCCAGCGGAGATGCAGGCAGCAATCTTT GGTATGGGCTGTTTCTGGGGAGTGAAGCAACTCTTCTGGGAGCTGCCAGGGGTCTTCTCCACCCAGGTGGGCTATGCAGGAGGCTTCACCCCCAACCCCAACTATGAAGAAATGTGCACAG GGCTGACAGGACATGCTGAGGTGGTGAGGGTCATCTTTGACCCCCAGAAGATCAGCTCTGAGAAGCTGTTCAAGGTCTTCTGGGAGTACCATGGTCCCACACAAG gcatgcagcagcaggaggacgTTGGCACCCAGTACCGCTctgtcatctgcacactggggccccagcagcaggcagctgccctctgcagcagggacGCATACCAGCAG GAGCtaagagagcagcagcatgggGATACCACCACTGTCATtgagccagctgctgccttctaCTACACCGAGGGCTACCACCAGCAGTACCTGCACAAGGTGCCCAGAGGCTACTGTGGCCTGAAGGGCACTGGTGTCACTTGCCCCCTCGCCTCTGGAGAGGCCACCTCCTGTCCCTTGACTTGTCCTCATGTCCCTGGCATTGCAGGCAGGTACCCACATGTCACAGGCCAGCCCCACACACTGCAGCTCCCCACTTCTCATTGA